The sequence below is a genomic window from Leptotrichia trevisanii DSM 22070.
GCAGGAACTCCGCCCACAACACTATTATCAGGTACATCTTTTGTAACAACCGCCCCAACCGCAATAACAACATTATTTCCTATCATAACACCAGGCAAAATTGTGCAGTTGCCACCAATCCAAACATCATTTCCTATATTTACTGGCATTCCCTGTGCTTTTCTTTCCCGTCGTCCTTTTGGAGAAATCGGATGTCCCACTGTTGTTATTAATGTATTAGGCCCAATCATACAGTAATCTCCAATTCTAACTTCTGCAATATCCAGAATTGTAACATTGTAATTTGCTAAAAAATCTTCTCCTACATGAATATTTTTCCCACTATCACAATTAAAAAATGGCTGCACAATAAGCCCCTTTTTCTTAGCCAATTCAAACAATTCCTCAGCCTGCTCCAATGTTTCAACAAAAGGCTTTTCCACAAGGCAGTTCTTACCGTGTTCCAGTACCTCTTTGGCATATTTATAATGCAAATCAGGTCTTAGGCAGATAACAACCAAATCAATTTCAGGATCATTATACAATTCTTCAATTTTATCAGTATAATTAATCTCGTCTATTCGCTCCCAAGTTCTATTTTCCAAGTTATTCGTAACAATCGTCTTCACTTTTATTTTATCTTTTCTTTGCAGTAAAAATGGCAGATGGTATCTGTTTGCACTTTTGCCATTTCCAATAATTCCTATTTTCATCATAATAATTATCCTTTTTACAATTCCTTTCCATTGCTTTCAATTACTTTCTTATACCAGTAAAATGAGTCTTTTTTACTTCTTTCCAGCGTTCCGCTCCCGTCATTATTTTTATCCACATAAATAAATCCGTATCGCTTTTTCATCTCTCCAGTTGTAAAAGAAACCAAGTCAATACATCCCCAAGGAGTATATCCCCAAAGTTCCACACCATCAATTTCAATAGCTTTTTGCATTTCCTCAATATGTTTTCTCAAATAGTCAACTCTGTAATCATCGTGAACTTCACCTTTTTCATCCTTCACATCAATTGCTCCAAAACCATTTTCTACAATAAATAAAGGTTTGTTGTATCTTTCGTGCATTACGTTAAGAGCGTATCGAAGTCCAACAGGATCAATTGGCCATCCCCAGTCTGATTCCTTTATATATGGATTTTTAACGCTTCCAACCAGTTCATCTCCACTTTCCACATCTGATTTATCCGCTTTGTCAACTGAAGACATATAATAACTGAACCCAATATAATCAACAGTTCCTTCCTTCAAGTCAATCAAATCCTGCGGCTCAATATGTATGTTAAATCCTTTTCTTTCCCACATTTTTTTAGTGTAGGTAGGATACTCTCCTCTTACGTGAACATCAAGAAAGTGCCATCTTTTGTGCATTTCTTCTACAGATTTCATCATATCTTCAGGATTACATGAATACGGATAAATAGGTACAAATGAAACCATGCAGCCAATTTCAAAGTCAGGATTTATTTTTTTACCAGCTCTGACGGCTCTCGCACTTGCAACAAATTCATTATGAACGACTTGATACATTGTTTCCTCACGGTTTTCACCATCTTTGTAAGTAACTCCCGAACAAGTAAAGGCAAATATGTCAACATCAAGATTTGAAGCCTGATTATTGATTTCGTTAAATGTCATCCAGTATTTAACTTTATTTTTATATCTTTCAAAAACGGTAATTGCAAATTTTTCAAAAAAATCAATAACTTTTCTGCTTCTAAACCCGCCATAATTTTTTACAAGGTTATATGGAATTTCAAAGTGCGACAATGTAATTACAGGCTCAATTCCATATTTTAATAATTCGTCAAACAAATTATCATAAAATTGCAGTCCCGCTTCATTCGGCTTCTCATCATCCCCATTAGGAAAAATTCTGCTCCATCCAATAGAAGTTCTAAAACACTTAAATCCCATTTCTGCAAACAATGCCACATCTTCCTTGTATTTATGATAAAAGTCAATCGCTTCATGATTTGGATAATTTTTTCCAGCAATTATGCCATCTGTAATCTCTCTAGGCACTCCATGAGCTCCAGCTGTCATCACATCTGCTGTACTTGGCCCTTTCCCGCCTTCATTCCATCCACCTTCAAGCTGATGAGCAGCAACCGCCCCACCCCATAAAAACCCTTCTGGAAATCCTTTATTTACCATTTTCATCCTCCTAAAAAATAGTCATTTGTAAAAGTTTAAAATCTTTAATAATTACAACATTTTTGCATTTTTAATTTTTATCATTTTTGTATCAGCAAAATCGCTTTATTATGAATACAGGACATTCACACATAAAATATCACTTTTTATATGCAATTGTCCTGCCATAAATATTTCAAAATTTAAATTCTAAAAATTATTTCTGTTCCAATCTCTTATAAACTTCAATAAATTCTTTTGCAAGTTCCTTAAATAAAATCGCTGTCATCAAATGATCCTGTGAATGCACCATAATCAAACCAACATCAATTTTTTCTCCACCAGCTTCTCTCACAATCAGATCTGTCTGCAATTCATGAGCCTTCAACATTTCTTCAGTAGACTGCTTCATAAATTCTTCCGCCTCATCAAACTTCCCTTCCTTCGCCGCATTCATAGCCTGATAAGCCAAACTCTTAGTTTCCCCCGCATGCCCAATCAATGTCATCGCAATCATTTCAATATCCAATACTTCTTCAGCCATAGTAATTCCTCCTAAAATTATTTTTAATTTTTATTTTTTCTAGTCATCAAATATTTTTACTAAAATTTCTTCTTAATTTTGTTATAACACACGTTTCCCACTATGTCAATTTTTCATTTATTTAACCTAATTTTCGTCTATTTTTATTGTTTTTTTATTAATTTAAGCATAATTTCAATGTTTCCTGAAAATAAACGATTTACAAATCTATATTTTTTCGTGTATAATATCTACTAAGAAGTTTAAAAAAATATAAAATTAATAAAAATATTTTTACTTAAAGCCTATCAAACTAAATATTTAAAATTAAGAGGGGAAATTATATATGGATATTTACAAACCAATTAATAAACATTTTTTTGAAAATAAAAAAATAAAGATTTCATTTTCAAAAACGTTAAACAAAAAGGAAAAACATTTTTTGAAATTTCTTTTTACAGAATATAAATTGCTGGAAAAATTTGAGAAAACACCAATTTTGCAAGATATTGAATTGGATGAAATATTGGATGTACTTAAATTTAGTAAATTTGAACAGTTAAAAAAGTTTTTGGATAATTTGCAGGCAAAAAAATTAGAGTTTTCAATTTTTAGTAATGATAAAACTGTGCTTTATGGACGGTTTCCAATTTTGGTATCCTATGGTATTGTTTACTCAAAAATTGAATTTCAATTTGCACGAGAGATTCAAAGTGCCAGAAAAGATAATACTTTGTTTTCATTGCTTAGATTTGATTTTTTAGTTTTTATGGGGGATGAGGCTACTTATAACTTTTATACATATCTGATTTCTGATAAAAATTATAACAATGATACTATAATTACGTTGGAAAGATTAAAGGAAATGTTTGATACTGGGGATAAATATGAGCGTTTTTTTGATTTTGAAAAGCAAGTTTTGAAAAAAGTAGTTGAAACTATAAATCTTTTTTCAGATATTAAGGTGACTTATGAAAAAATTAAGGTTGGAGAACATATAAATAATAAAGTGGAAAAAATTCGTTTTAAAATAATTGACAATAGTAAAACTTTTAAAGAAAAAAACAGGGAACTTGTCCAAAATATAAATAGTGTTATGGATTTAATAAAAAATGATGTGAAAGATTTTCACACTACTTATGAACTAATAAAAAAGTATATTTTGAAAAGAAATTATGATTATGTCTATACAAATGTTCTTTTTACAAAAAAGCAATTTAAAAATAACGTAGAAAAACAATTAAAAAAAGTCTTACTGCTTGACTTGGCACAATTTTCAAAAACTAATTTTAGAGAAGAGTTAGAAATTATCAATATTAAAAGAAAATACTCTACATCTTTTTTTCTTCAGTTGGATGTAGCAAATCTTATGAGGCAAAATCATTTGGAAAATGAACTAAGAATAATAGTCGATGATGGTTATTTCAATGAAATTCTTACTTTAAAAAACGAACAAATTTTGAAAAAAAACTTTTATGATTTTAAAATTTATATTCAATATTTTCAAAATGCAAAAAGTATCATAAAATTCACTAAATATTTCTAAAAAACAGGTATATTTTTTAAAAAAATTTTATTTTTTTTGAAATATTTGTGTAAAAAAGCGAACGAAAAAACTAATAAATTTTTTATCGTTTATTTTGTTTTTAGTTTTATAAAGCCTTATTTTAATTATATTTAACATAAATTATAGACGAAAAATGATGATTTTTTTATAAAATTTGACTTCTTAAAATTTAATGGTATACTATAAATATGAAAGTTAAACTCATTGATTTGATAAAACAATGAAATTACAGAACAATAAAAAATTTAAGAAAAAGAAGAAAGGATGATTGAAAATGAAAAAAATCTTATTATGTTGTGCAGCAGGAATGTCTACTAGCCTATTAGTAAACAAAATGAAAGCAGAAGCTGAAAAAAGAGGACTAGAAGTTCAAATCTGGGCTGAACCACTTGACAAGGCAAAAGAGGAATTTGCTAAAGCTGACGTTGTTTTATTGGGGCCACAAGTAAAATATGCTTTACCAGAAGCTAAAAAAATCGCTGAAGAAAATAGCATTAGTATAGATGTAATTAATATGGTTGATTATGGAATGATGAATGGTGCCAAAGTATTAGATCAGGCATTAAATTTACTTTAATATAATTTATTTCTTTGATTGTATTCTAATTTAAAGTTTAAAGTTTAAATACTAATATTTGTAACTTACATATAAATTTGAACAATTATGAATATTAGTATTTAGCTTTAAGATAAATTGTATTTAAATTCTTTAGAACATACAGAAAAGAATTCAAATATAATTTAAAATTTCATAATTATTCATATCATATTTATATTTTTATTAATTTAACAATTATTTATCTTATAAATTGATTTGATAAATACTTTTAACATTAACATATTAATTACACTATCTATTCATTTTAATATATATTAAACGCTCTATTTATTGCTAAAAACAAAATGTTAACAAAATGAAAGATAATATATTTTTTACACAAGAACATTAAAATTTGAAATAAATATAATTTAGGAGGAATTAAAATGGCAAATATTATGGACAAATTTACACAATTTTTAGAAGAAAAATTAATGCCAGTTGCTGGAAAAGTGGCTAATCAAAGACATTTGGCAGCAATTAAAGATGGAATGGTTATTACATTGCCATTCATTATAGTAGGGTCTGTATTCCTAATTCTAGGAAACCTGCCAATACCGGCACTATCTAATTTTTATGCAAACAATGCGACTGGAAAAATTATTGCAAGATGGTTATCTTATCCTGTTGATGTAACATTTAACTTGTTAGGATTTATTGCGTGTATCGGTATTTCATATAAATTGGCTCAATACTATAAATTAGATGAGATTTCCAGTACAATATTAGGAGTTTTAGCATTTTTACTAGTAACTCCTTTTAATAATGGAATTCCGTTAATCAGTATGGGTAGTGGTGGATTATTTGTAGCTATAATAATGTCACTTTTAGCAATAGAAATTGTAAACTTTATTGTGAAAAAGAATATCGTTATTAAAATGCCTGATTCTGTACCACCTTCAGTAGCAAAATCATTTGCAGCATTAATTCCAGGATTTTTTGTTATTATGATTTCACTGATAATAAGAATTTCATTTGAAGTTTCACCATTTGGAAATATACATAAAGTTGTTGAAATGGTTTTAACTAAACCACTTACAGCATTAGGAGGATCTTTCTTTGGAATGATAGGGCTTTCTTTTATAACTAATTTATTATGGTCTGCTGGAATACATGGTTCAAATCTAGTAACCGGAGGTATTGCAAAACCTATATTAGATACATTAATGGATCAGAACAGAATTGCGCTTAGTGCAGGACAACCTCTTCCAAATATAGTTACAACTCAGTTTTTTGATATTTTCCATAATATGGGTGGGTCTGGAACAACTTTCTCTCTTGCTGTTATGCTACTTTTCTTTTCTAAGAGTAAACAGCTTAAAGAAATTGGTAAATTAGCAATCGGGCCAGCTTTTTTCAATATTAACGAACCTATTTTATTTGGACTTCCAATAGTTATGAACCCTATTTTAATAATTCCGTTTATACTGGCTCCATTAGTTACAGTAATAGTCACTTATTTGGCAATGTATTCAGGATTAGTTGCAAAAGTAACTGGAGTTGCTTTACCTTGGACAACGCCACCTTTCATATCTGGTTTCCTTGCAACGAGCCACTGGACTGGGGCAGCTATACAGGTAGTAAATTTCTTTATAACAGCAGCTATTTACTATCCATTCTTTAAATTATGGGATGATAAAAAATTGCAAGAAGAAAATGGAGCAGCAAGTACAAATTAATGATTAATAAAATTTATGATTAAATTAATAAAATATATTTTACAAAATAATTTTTTTGTGATATAGTAATTATAAATTAATAATAAAATAAAATTTTAAGGAGTGATTGCAATGATTAGACAAACTTGGACATGGTGGAAAAAATTAAATACAATTTAATATTTTTTTGCCAACTATGTTGAAATTTATTGTAATTACTATTATTAAATATTATGAGAAAAGCATTGGTGAAATAAAATCAATGCTTTTATTTTATACGATTCTCTTAGTCGGTAAATGACTTAAGGGAATTTTTTTATAAATTTCAACAAAAAAATAAAAACAATAAAAAGAAAAGAGAGGAAAAAGTATGAAAAATAAACATTTTAACGAAAAGGCATATTTTGGACAATTTGGCGGGCAATTTGTTCCTGAAACTACGATGCTTGCTCTATCGAAGCTGGAAGCGGAATATGAAAAATTAAAAAATGACAAGGAATTTTTTGAAGAATTTAATAATTTATTAAAAAATTACGTCGGACGTGAGACTCCTCTTTATTATGCAAAAAACCTTAGCGAACACTATAATCATGATATTTACTTGAAAAGGGAAGATTTGAATCATACTGGAGCTCACAAAATTAACAATGCACTTGGGCAGGTTCTACTTGCTAAAAAAATGGGAAAGAAAAAAGTGATTGCTGAAACTGGGGCTGGACAACACGGGGTTGCGACTGCTACTGCCGCTGCTCTGTTAGGCTTGGAATGTGATGTTTATATGGGAGCTGTTGATATTGAGCGACAAAAATTAAATGTATTTAGAATGGAACTTTTGGGAGCGAGGGTTATTTCGATTGAAGATGGGCTGAAGACATTGAAAGAAGCGACAACTGCGGCTATTCAGTCTTGGGTTGCAGAAATAGAAACCGTGTTTTATGTAATTGGCTCTGTTGTAGGGCCTCATCCGTATCCGACTATCGTACGTGATTTTCAGTCAATTATCGGTTACGAAACAAAAATGCAGCTGGAGAAACTTGGAAAGCATGCTGACCATGTGATTGCCTGTGTTGGTGGCGGAAGTAATGCGATTGGAATTTTTAGTGCATTTTTGGAAGATAATTCTACAAAACTTTATGGAGTGGAAGCTGGAGGTTATGGGATTGATACGGATATGCACGCTGCCACATTGACACTTGGAAAACCAGGGATTATTCACGGAATGAAAACTTATGTTCTGCAAAATAAATATGGGCAAATCAGTCCTGTTTACTCAATTTCCGCTGGACTGGACTATCCAGGAGTAGGCCCTGAACATTCACACTTATTTGATACAAAAAGAGCAACTTATGCACCAATTACAGATGATGAAGCAATGAAAGCACTAATACTTGTTACAAGAAAAGAAGGAATTATCCCAGCAATTGAAAGTTCTCATGCACTAGCCTATCTTGAAAAATTATGTTCTACTCTTTCAAAAGATAAGAGGGAAACTATCATTGTAAACGTGTCTGGGCGTGGAGATAAGGATATGCACACCGTTTTTTCTGTGTTAAAAGATAAGGAAAGTGGCGGAGAAAATGGAATTTATGAACTAAATGTAGGTTGGGAAAATGAGTGAATTGTTTAAATAGATATTTAGTAAAGATAGTTAGAAATAGCTATCTTTTTTTGTAACATTAATAAAGATTAAATAAATAAAATACGTTAGAATTTTTATGAAAATCTTTATTTTTTTTTGATTTTTGAGGTATAATTGAATAGGTAAAAATATTAATTAAAGGGGAATATATGTGTAGAGGGAATTATGAAACTCAAGATAATAGAATTGCTTTGGAAAAAAATCCAAAGAATTTAAAAAAGCTGGAAAAATACTGATGATGCAGGATATTCCACATTATAATTCAGCAGCAGGAAGATATTATTATTCTATTTATATTAGAATAGTACAATTAATGAGAATTTTGAATAAAATTAATAATATTGAAGATAGAAAGGATTCACATCAATATACAATCAGGTTGTTTAATCAAAGTTTACAACAAGAAATAGCACCTAAAATGTCAGTTAAAAACCAACATAAAGTTCTTTCTCTAATAAATAGATTGGAAAATTGTTCTAAATACAGAATAAAAGCTGACTATAAAGAAGTATTTTTAAATATAAACAATGTAAATTTTTTAAAAAAAACTTTAAATTTATTTGATGAGATTTATGATGAAACTCTTGAAGTTTTAGAAATTGAAAAATATGAAAAATAAAAAGGATGGTGTAAAAATGAAAGAAAACTGTAATAAAAAAGGTTATAAGAAAAGTGATAACAAAACTGATATTTTGGAAAGTATTTCTCCAAAAATAAAATTATTTTTTGAAGAAAATGAACAAAATACTGATTATTTAATACCTCTGGATAGAAATAACAGTGTAAAATTAGTGAAAGTGCAGGAAAAATAAAATTTTATAAATCCCCCCTAAATAATATCAAATATTTAGGGGAAATTTTTTATTTCAAATTATGACAATCTATTTCTAAAATCCTCATATCCAAACTTTCTAATAACCTCAACTCCACCTTTTTCAGTATAAACCGCAATCACAGGTAAATTTATCCCGTTGAAAGTATTCGTCTTAACCATGCTGTAATGTGCCATATCAGTAAAAATCAGCTTATCTCCCACTTTTACAGGATCATCAAAAGAGTAATCTCCAATTACATCTCCAGCAAGGCAGGTAGGGCCTCCCAATCTGTAAGTGTATTTCTTCTCATTTGGCATTCCTGAGCTGAAAATAAATGGACGGTATGGCATTTCGATTATATCAGGCATATGGCACGAAGCCGAAGTATCCATTAATAAAATATCCATCTCATTTTTTGTAATATCTAAAACTTCCGAAACTAAAAATCCTGTATTCAAGGCAACTGCTTCTCCTGGCTCCAAATACACTTCCACATCATATTTTTCTTTTATATGATTTATGCATTTTACAAGTTTTTCAATATCATAATCTTCTCTTGTAATGTGATGTCCCCCTCCAAAATTAAGCCATTTCATATTATGTAAATATTTTCCAAATTTTTCTTCAAAAACTTTTAGCACATTTTCAAGTGCATCTGAATTTTGCTCACAAAGTGCGTGAAAATGAAATCCGTCCAAACCTTCAAGTTCATCTTCCTTAAAATTTTCAAGTGTTACTCCGAATCTCGAAAATCTTCCCGCTGGATTATAAATTTCCGTCTCAACTTCTGAAAATTCTGGATTTAATCGGAGTCCACAGCTAATTTTTTTACCATTTTTTTCTTCAAATTCCTTTACTTTATTTTTAAATTTTTTCCATTGATTGAAGGAATTGAAAACAATATGATTTGTAATTTCCATTATTTCATCAAACTCATCTTCCCTATAAGATGGGTTAAAAATATGAGTTTCCAATTTTTTGTCAGGATTTTTTAATTCCATTTCCTCGTATCCAAGCCTTGCCTCAAACAGTGAACTTGCAGTCGTTCCATTCAAATACTCGCTAATTAATGGATAAAAATAAAACATCGAAAACCCCTTTTGAGCAAGCAATATTTTACATCCAGTTCTGTCAATTACACTTTTTAATATTTCAAGATTTCTTTTTAACAGCCTTTCATCTACTATGAATGCTGGCGTTGGCAAATTTATTATATCCATATCAAGATACTTGTTCTTTGACACTTTTTATCATCTCCTTTTATACTTTTATCAATATTATAATTCAAATATATCTAAAATTTATTCCTTATTATAGCATATTTTTTTCAAAATCTATAAAAAAAGATTATCTTAATTTAATATTTTTAAGATAATCAATTTTTATTTTTATCAAATTGTCAATTCTAATCTGTTCTTAGTGCCTCCATCGGCTCCAATGCCGCAGCTTTCTTCGCTGGATAAACACCAAAAACTAATCCTATCATTGTAGACACAAATATACAAACA
It includes:
- the celB gene encoding PTS cellobiose transporter subunit IIC — its product is MANIMDKFTQFLEEKLMPVAGKVANQRHLAAIKDGMVITLPFIIVGSVFLILGNLPIPALSNFYANNATGKIIARWLSYPVDVTFNLLGFIACIGISYKLAQYYKLDEISSTILGVLAFLLVTPFNNGIPLISMGSGGLFVAIIMSLLAIEIVNFIVKKNIVIKMPDSVPPSVAKSFAALIPGFFVIMISLIIRISFEVSPFGNIHKVVEMVLTKPLTALGGSFFGMIGLSFITNLLWSAGIHGSNLVTGGIAKPILDTLMDQNRIALSAGQPLPNIVTTQFFDIFHNMGGSGTTFSLAVMLLFFSKSKQLKEIGKLAIGPAFFNINEPILFGLPIVMNPILIIPFILAPLVTVIVTYLAMYSGLVAKVTGVALPWTTPPFISGFLATSHWTGAAIQVVNFFITAAIYYPFFKLWDDKKLQEENGAASTN
- a CDS encoding PTS sugar transporter subunit IIB; the encoded protein is MKKILLCCAAGMSTSLLVNKMKAEAEKRGLEVQIWAEPLDKAKEEFAKADVVLLGPQVKYALPEAKKIAEENSISIDVINMVDYGMMNGAKVLDQALNLL
- a CDS encoding Gfo/Idh/MocA family oxidoreductase; this translates as MMKIGIIGNGKSANRYHLPFLLQRKDKIKVKTIVTNNLENRTWERIDEINYTDKIEELYNDPEIDLVVICLRPDLHYKYAKEVLEHGKNCLVEKPFVETLEQAEELFELAKKKGLIVQPFFNCDSGKNIHVGEDFLANYNVTILDIAEVRIGDYCMIGPNTLITTVGHPISPKGRRERKAQGMPVNIGNDVWIGGNCTILPGVMIGNNVVIAVGAVVTKDVPDNSVVGGVPAKVIKQIENDL
- a CDS encoding PTS lactose/cellobiose transporter subunit IIA; translated protein: MAEEVLDIEMIAMTLIGHAGETKSLAYQAMNAAKEGKFDEAEEFMKQSTEEMLKAHELQTDLIVREAGGEKIDVGLIMVHSQDHLMTAILFKELAKEFIEVYKRLEQK
- the trpB gene encoding tryptophan synthase subunit beta; amino-acid sequence: MKNKHFNEKAYFGQFGGQFVPETTMLALSKLEAEYEKLKNDKEFFEEFNNLLKNYVGRETPLYYAKNLSEHYNHDIYLKREDLNHTGAHKINNALGQVLLAKKMGKKKVIAETGAGQHGVATATAAALLGLECDVYMGAVDIERQKLNVFRMELLGARVISIEDGLKTLKEATTAAIQSWVAEIETVFYVIGSVVGPHPYPTIVRDFQSIIGYETKMQLEKLGKHADHVIACVGGGSNAIGIFSAFLEDNSTKLYGVEAGGYGIDTDMHAATLTLGKPGIIHGMKTYVLQNKYGQISPVYSISAGLDYPGVGPEHSHLFDTKRATYAPITDDEAMKALILVTRKEGIIPAIESSHALAYLEKLCSTLSKDKRETIIVNVSGRGDKDMHTVFSVLKDKESGGENGIYELNVGWENE
- the nspC gene encoding carboxynorspermidine decarboxylase; this translates as MSKNKYLDMDIINLPTPAFIVDERLLKRNLEILKSVIDRTGCKILLAQKGFSMFYFYPLISEYLNGTTASSLFEARLGYEEMELKNPDKKLETHIFNPSYREDEFDEIMEITNHIVFNSFNQWKKFKNKVKEFEEKNGKKISCGLRLNPEFSEVETEIYNPAGRFSRFGVTLENFKEDELEGLDGFHFHALCEQNSDALENVLKVFEEKFGKYLHNMKWLNFGGGHHITREDYDIEKLVKCINHIKEKYDVEVYLEPGEAVALNTGFLVSEVLDITKNEMDILLMDTSASCHMPDIIEMPYRPFIFSSGMPNEKKYTYRLGGPTCLAGDVIGDYSFDDPVKVGDKLIFTDMAHYSMVKTNTFNGINLPVIAVYTEKGGVEVIRKFGYEDFRNRLS
- a CDS encoding replication initiation protein; this translates as MDIYKPINKHFFENKKIKISFSKTLNKKEKHFLKFLFTEYKLLEKFEKTPILQDIELDEILDVLKFSKFEQLKKFLDNLQAKKLEFSIFSNDKTVLYGRFPILVSYGIVYSKIEFQFAREIQSARKDNTLFSLLRFDFLVFMGDEATYNFYTYLISDKNYNNDTIITLERLKEMFDTGDKYERFFDFEKQVLKKVVETINLFSDIKVTYEKIKVGEHINNKVEKIRFKIIDNSKTFKEKNRELVQNINSVMDLIKNDVKDFHTTYELIKKYILKRNYDYVYTNVLFTKKQFKNNVEKQLKKVLLLDLAQFSKTNFREELEIINIKRKYSTSFFLQLDVANLMRQNHLENELRIIVDDGYFNEILTLKNEQILKKNFYDFKIYIQYFQNAKSIIKFTKYF
- a CDS encoding 6-phospho-beta-glucosidase; this translates as MVNKGFPEGFLWGGAVAAHQLEGGWNEGGKGPSTADVMTAGAHGVPREITDGIIAGKNYPNHEAIDFYHKYKEDVALFAEMGFKCFRTSIGWSRIFPNGDDEKPNEAGLQFYDNLFDELLKYGIEPVITLSHFEIPYNLVKNYGGFRSRKVIDFFEKFAITVFERYKNKVKYWMTFNEINNQASNLDVDIFAFTCSGVTYKDGENREETMYQVVHNEFVASARAVRAGKKINPDFEIGCMVSFVPIYPYSCNPEDMMKSVEEMHKRWHFLDVHVRGEYPTYTKKMWERKGFNIHIEPQDLIDLKEGTVDYIGFSYYMSSVDKADKSDVESGDELVGSVKNPYIKESDWGWPIDPVGLRYALNVMHERYNKPLFIVENGFGAIDVKDEKGEVHDDYRVDYLRKHIEEMQKAIEIDGVELWGYTPWGCIDLVSFTTGEMKKRYGFIYVDKNNDGSGTLERSKKDSFYWYKKVIESNGKEL